Within Triticum dicoccoides isolate Atlit2015 ecotype Zavitan chromosome 1B, WEW_v2.0, whole genome shotgun sequence, the genomic segment TCTGTGCTAGTACAAGTCAAGAACCTTGACGCTGAAACAAGATTAAGCATGCAGTTCCAAGTTCTCAATCACAGCGATAATCCGGAGAATGTCCACGTTACCTACATCAATTACTACCCAAATGAGACTTGCAATCCAACCAAAACGTACGCCCCCAACGCCCGGTCCTTGACCGATTATAATTCCGAGTTTGAAGTTGCATTCTGTTTCCAGGAACCATCGTTCTAGCCAGCTTGTTTCGACAGAGAGAAACTCCGGTTGGTTTCGATGCTCGGGCGCGCGGGGTCCGCCAAGAAGGCGAGCAAGTTCGAGGACTCGGACAGCAGCAGCCGCATGTCACGACCCAGGTATTGATCGAGCACTGCTAACCTGATCTGAATGTGTCTCGTAGTAATGTCATGTTTAACTGCTTCAAGTTTGTGCCCTCACTGATCGAACTTCACTTCAGGGCCATGTCTGAGCTGCCGCACCGGGCCGCGACTCGCGTGCCCACGCGCCCGAGGACGGCGACTGTGGCCGTGGGCGCCGTGGCGAGTGGCGGCGTGCGTCCCCGTGGTGTCGGCGTCGGCCGAGGGGCGGCGCCCCGCAGCCCACTGCACGAGGTAAGCACGTTCTCGCGCGCGAACTGATCACTGCATTTACACCATGTACGTACAGTTAGAGACATGACACCTGACTTGATGCAACTCTGCATGGTGGTGGGTTTGCAGAAGAAACCCGCAGGTGCGGTCgctggtggtggcggtggtgcagGGCCGCGGGCGGCGGAGCTGGAGGCCAAGCTGGGGAAGGCGCACGACCAGCTTGCAGCGATGCGGGAGCAGCTCGCGGCCGCCGAGAAGGCCAGGAAGGACGCGCGCGGCGCGTTCGCCGAGGCCAAGAAGCGGTTCGCCGCGAACGCGAAGAAGAGGGAAGCCGCCTCTTCGGTGCCGGCCGCACAGGATACCAATGTGCGGCCGCCAGAACAgaagcagcaggaggaggaggcagaagttGTCGCAGAGGACGTTGTAAACGGCGACGGCGAGGAGACAAGTGGCATGGTCGACCGCGAGAACAATGAGTCCCGGGTTGAGGAGGTGGCCGAGAAGACGGCTGATAATGGCGATGAGGCGAGCAACAGTATTGCCGTCGTTGGAGACGACGATGGTGGCAATGAGGGGAACCTGGAGGCCGGCCAGCTGTGGACCAAGCTTGTGGCCAAAGACAGGGAGGTGTACGAGCTGAGGGCGAAGCTGATGCTGAAGGACATGGAGGTCGACGCGCAGAAATTGGAGCTGACGGCGAAGGACGCGAACATCGGCACTCTGGTGGCAGAGCTGGTCGCAAAGGACGCCGAGTTCGCCGCTCTCAGAGCCGAGAACTCCGAGCTGACGAAGACGGCCTCCGACGCCGCCGAGGCCGACAGGAAGACGACGGCCGCGAAGGCGAGGGAAGCCGAGCGCGCGCTGATGGACAGCGCGGCGTGTGAGGCCCGGCTGGGCGAGCGGCTGAGGGAGTCGGAGCGCGCGCGGGAGGCGCTGGAGGCCGAGGCGCGCCGCATCCGCGTCCAGAGAGAGCAGTGGCGCAAGGCGGCCGAGGAGGCCGCGGCGGTGCTCGGCGGCGCGGGTCACCACGTTGGCACGGAGGAGACGGACGAGGACAAGCAGCGGGACGCGGGAGAGGTGGACTCCGGTGTGAAGAGGAAGCCGGCCGGCGGCGCCGTGCGGCTGCTCGCCGACCTGTGGAAGAAGAGGGCGTCGAAGTGATCGGACCGCACTTCGCGCGCGCATGGGTATTTGGCTATTTGCTGATGTGCTCGATCGATCGTACGTGTTTGTTTACCGTTCACAGTTTTTTTTAGATGATTTATTACTGTTGTTTCTTGTTGCGTGTTCGCTGTACCGTGCGGCCGTGCCACTATTATTTCGAGCCGCGAGACGCTGATTTACCGAGAGGAGGAACGAACACTGTGCCGCTGAATTAGTGACGATGAACACCAGAGCATTACCTGCTAAATTACGGCATTCTGTGTGCTGGATGTCTCCG encodes:
- the LOC119309656 gene encoding interactor of constitutive active ROPs 1-like; protein product: MLGRAGSAKKASKFEDSDSSSRMSRPRAMSELPHRAATRVPTRPRTATVAVGAVASGGVRPRGVGVGRGAAPRSPLHEKKPAGAVAGGGGGAGPRAAELEAKLGKAHDQLAAMREQLAAAEKARKDARGAFAEAKKRFAANAKKREAASSVPAAQDTNVRPPEQKQQEEEAEVVAEDVVNGDGEETSGMVDRENNESRVEEVAEKTADNGDEASNSIAVVGDDDGGNEGNLEAGQLWTKLVAKDREVYELRAKLMLKDMEVDAQKLELTAKDANIGTLVAELVAKDAEFAALRAENSELTKTASDAAEADRKTTAAKAREAERALMDSAACEARLGERLRESERAREALEAEARRIRVQREQWRKAAEEAAAVLGGAGHHVGTEETDEDKQRDAGEVDSGVKRKPAGGAVRLLADLWKKRASK